A stretch of Pleuronectes platessa chromosome 24, fPlePla1.1, whole genome shotgun sequence DNA encodes these proteins:
- the LOC128431096 gene encoding histone H1 isoform X1: MAEAAPASPAAKVKTAKKKVVKPKTAGPSVSELIVKAVSASKERSGASVSALKKALAAGGYDVEKNNSRVNTTIKKLVVSGTLVQTKGSGATGSFKMSKKVETKVQKPVKKAAPKAKKPAASKPAVAKKPKSAAAKKPAAAKKSPKKVTKPAAAKTPTKSPKKVAKSPKKVAKSPKKVVKKTPAAKKAPAKKVAKPKAKKTAAKKKLAVLTVKHVHPGPWTEMFVLFRCCTSTV, translated from the exons ATGGCAGAAGCCGCTCCAGCTTCACCCGCCGCCAAGGTTAAAACGGCCAAGAAGAAGGTCGTGAAACCGAAGACCGCCGGCCCCAGCGTCAGTGAGCTCATCGTGAAGGCCGTGTCCGCGTCCAAGGAGCGCAGTGGCGCGTCAGTGTCCGCCCTCAAGAAGGCTCTGGCTGCCGGAGGCTACGATGTGGAGAAGAACAATTCTCGCGTCAACACCACCATCAAGAAGCTGGTGGTCAGCGGGACCCTGGTCCAGACCAAGGGATCCGGGGCCACCGGCTCGTTCAAGATGAGCAAGAAGGTGGAGACCAAGGTCCAGAAGCCGGTGAAGAAGGCCGCTCCCAAAGCGAAGAAGCCCGCCGCCTCGAAACCCGCAGTGGCTAAAAAGCCAAAGTCAGCGGCAGCCAAGAAGCCAGCAGCCGCTAAAAAGTCCCCGAAGAAGGTGACGAAACCAGCAGCGGCCAAGACGCCCACCAAGAGCCCCAAGAAGGTGGCGAAGAGCCCCAAGAAAGTGGCGAAGAGCCCCAAGAAGGTGGTGAAAAAGACCCCTGCTGCCAAGAAAGCACCCGCGAAGAAGGTCGCTAAACCCAAAGCGAAGAAGACAGCAGCCAAGAAGAAGTtagctgtcctcactgtgaaacaTGTCCATCCTG GACCATGGacagagatgtttgttttgtttaggtgCTGCACTTCAACAGTGTGA
- the LOC128431096 gene encoding histone H1 isoform X2: protein MAEAAPASPAAKVKTAKKKVVKPKTAGPSVSELIVKAVSASKERSGASVSALKKALAAGGYDVEKNNSRVNTTIKKLVVSGTLVQTKGSGATGSFKMSKKVETKVQKPVKKAAPKAKKPAASKPAVAKKPKSAAAKKPAAAKKSPKKVTKPAAAKTPTKSPKKVAKSPKKVAKSPKKVVKKTPAAKKAPAKKVAKPKAKKTAAKKKTMDRDVCFV from the exons ATGGCAGAAGCCGCTCCAGCTTCACCCGCCGCCAAGGTTAAAACGGCCAAGAAGAAGGTCGTGAAACCGAAGACCGCCGGCCCCAGCGTCAGTGAGCTCATCGTGAAGGCCGTGTCCGCGTCCAAGGAGCGCAGTGGCGCGTCAGTGTCCGCCCTCAAGAAGGCTCTGGCTGCCGGAGGCTACGATGTGGAGAAGAACAATTCTCGCGTCAACACCACCATCAAGAAGCTGGTGGTCAGCGGGACCCTGGTCCAGACCAAGGGATCCGGGGCCACCGGCTCGTTCAAGATGAGCAAGAAGGTGGAGACCAAGGTCCAGAAGCCGGTGAAGAAGGCCGCTCCCAAAGCGAAGAAGCCCGCCGCCTCGAAACCCGCAGTGGCTAAAAAGCCAAAGTCAGCGGCAGCCAAGAAGCCAGCAGCCGCTAAAAAGTCCCCGAAGAAGGTGACGAAACCAGCAGCGGCCAAGACGCCCACCAAGAGCCCCAAGAAGGTGGCGAAGAGCCCCAAGAAAGTGGCGAAGAGCCCCAAGAAGGTGGTGAAAAAGACCCCTGCTGCCAAGAAAGCACCCGCGAAGAAGGTCGCTAAACCCAAAGCGAAGAAGACAGCAGCCAAGAAGAA GACCATGGacagagatgtttgttttgtttag
- the LOC128431098 gene encoding histone H2A-like, protein MVTLLQIGYRLLLGYSLFDKGVGHPPLLCWRLLFWLVWHEPSRSIRGYIAECSSVSPQFLFTCVRKQTTSNMSGRGKTGGKTRAKAKTRSSRAGLQFPVGRVHRLLRKGNYAHRVGAGAPVYLAAVLEYLTAEILELAGNAARDNKKSRIIPRHLQLAVRNDEELNKLLGGVTIAQGGVLPNIQAVLLPKKTEKAPKSK, encoded by the coding sequence ATGGTGACGCTGCTTCAGATCGGTTATAGGCTCCTCCTCGGGTACTCTTTGTTCGACAAAGGGGTCGGCCATCCCCCGCTGCTCTGCTGGAGGCTTCTATTCTGGTTGGTCTGGCATGAACCGTCCCGCTCGATCCGCGGATATATAGCGGAGTGTTCGAGCGTTTCACCACAGTTTCTCTTCACGTGTGTTAGGAAACAAACGACATCCAATATGTCTGGCAGAGGCAAAACCGGGGGAAAGACCAGAGCGAAGGCAAAGACTCGCTCTTCCCGCGCTGGGCTCCAGTTCCCCGTCGGTCGTGTTCACAGGCTGCTGCGTAAAGGCAACTACGCACATCGCGTTGGTGCCGGCGCCCCTGTCTACCTGGCGGCTGTGCTGGAGTACCTCACCGCTGAGATCCTGGAGCTGGCTGGAAACGCCGCCCGCGACAACAAGAAGAGCCGTATCATCCCCCGCCACCTGCAGCTGGCCGTCCGCAACGACGAGGAGCTCAACAAACTCCTGGGCGGAGTGACCATCGCTCAGGGCGGCGTGCTGCCCAACATCCAGGCTGTTCTTCTGCCCAAGAAGACCGAGAAGGCCCCCAAGTCCAAGTAA
- the LOC128431105 gene encoding histone H3, whose protein sequence is MARTKQTARKSTGGKAPRKQLATKAARKSAPATGGVKKPHRYRPGTVALREIRRYQKSTELLIRKLPFQRLVREIAQDFKTDLRFQSSAVMALQEASEAYLVGLFEDTNLCAIHAKRVTIMPKDIQLARRIRGERA, encoded by the coding sequence ATGGCAAGAACCAAGCAGACCGCCCGTAAATCCACCGGAGGCAAAGCCCCTAGGAAGCAGCTGGCCACCAAGGCTGCGCGTAAGAGCGCCCCGGCCACCGGCGGCGTGAAGAAACCTCACCGTTACAGGCCCGGTACCGTGGCTCTGAGAGAGATCCGTCGCTACCAGAAATCGactgagctgctgatccgcaagctgcccttccagcgcctgGTGAGAGAAATAGCTCAGGACTTCAAGACCGACCTGCGCTTCCAGAGCTCCGCTGTCATGGCTCTGCAGGAGGCCAGCGAGGCCTACCTGGTCGGCCTCTTTGAGGACACCAATCTGTGCGCCATCCACGCCAAGAGGGTTACCATCATGCCCaaggacatccagctggcccgccgcatccgcggagagagagcttaa
- the LOC128431110 gene encoding histone H2B, which translates to MPEVAKPAPKKGSKKAVAKAPGKGGKKRRKSRKESYAIYVYKVLKQVHPDTGISSKAMGIMNSFVSDIFERIAGEASRLAHYNKRSTITSREIQTAVRLLLPGELAKHAVSEGTKAVTKYTSSK; encoded by the coding sequence ATGCCTGAAGTAGCGAAGCCCGCGCCCAAGAAGGGCTCCAAGAAAGCGGTGGCGAAGGCTCCCGGTAAGGgcggaaagaagaggagaaagtccAGGAAGGAGAGCTACGCCATCTACGTCTACAAGGTGCTGAAGCAGGTCCACCCCGACACTGGGATCTCCTCCAAGGCCATGGGCATCATGAACTCCTTCGTGAGCGACATCTTCGAGCGCATCGCCGGTGAGGCCTCTCGTCTGGCTCATTACAACAAGCGCTCCACCATCACCTCCAGGGAGATTCAGACCGCCGTCCGCCTGCTGCTGCCCGGGGAGCTGGCTAAACACGCCGTGTCTGAGGGCACCAAGGCCGTGACCAAGTACACCAGCTCCAAGTAA
- the LOC128431097 gene encoding histone H1-like — translation MAEAAPAPAPPAAKVKAAKKKVVKPKTAGPSVSELIVKAVSASKERSGASVSALKKALAAGGYDVEKNNSRVNTTIKKLVVSGTLVQTKGTGATGSFKMSKKVETKVQKPVKKAAPKAKKPAAKKPAVAKKPKSAAAKKPAAAKKSPKKVTKPAAAKTPTKSPKKVAKSPKKVAKSPKKEVKKAPAAKKSPAKKVAKPKAKKTAAKKK, via the coding sequence ATGGCAGAAGCCGCTCCAGCTCCCGCTCCACCCGCCGCCAAGGTTAAAGCGGCCAAGAAGAAGGTCGTGAAACCGAAGACCGCCGGCCCCAGCGTCAGTGAGCTCATCGTGAAGGCCGTGTCCGCGTCCAAGGAGCGCAGTGGCGCGTCAGTGTCCGCCCTCAAGAAGGCTCTGGCTGCCGGCGGCTACGATGTGGAGAAGAACAATTCCCGCGTGAACACCACCATCAAGAAGCTGGTGGTCAGCGGGACCCTAGTCCAGACCAAGGGAACCGGGGCCACCGGTTCGTTCAAGATGAGCAAGAAGGTGGAGACCAAGGTCCAGAAGCCGGTGAAGAAGGCCGCTCCGAAAGCGAAGAAGCCCGCCGCAAAGAAACCCGCAGTGGCTAAAAAGCCCAAGTCGGCGGCAGCCAAGAAGCCAGCAGCCGCTAAAAAGTCCCCGAAGAAGGTGACGAAACCAGCAGCGGCCAAGACGCCCACCAAGAGCCCCAAGAAGGTGGCGAAGAGCCCCAAAAAAGTGGCGAAGAGCCCCaaaaaggaggtgaagaaggcgCCTGCTGCCAAGAAGTCCCCCGCGAAGAAGGTCGCCAAACCCAAAGCGAAGAAGACAGCAGCCAAGAAGAAGTga